The Allorhodopirellula heiligendammensis genome includes a window with the following:
- a CDS encoding TIGR03009 domain-containing protein, translating into MNCVIVAGFLFSAFTVNPVSAQIQGRQPQASNPTQAAAGTAQAIPEAYAAPFEPLDAKAQAQLNALLRAWETQSKGTKTLECRFQRWHYDLFAAPAGVHATKCQGEIKYAAPDRGLFKVDQKLSFDGMKDEKPQYSEKPGQFGEHWVCNGQELLEFDHSKKECRVQQLPPEMQGQKIFESPLPFVFNLDAKQIVERYWVRQVQAPKEGMILIEAYPKRQEDRSQYKLVQIALNEKTYMPEALLMYAPNFNIKTAPRWDHYEFINVQRNSISQGLFDRFMKKFIDEKPPGDWKVFHNSYQPQEPPQMATPGESAHTLR; encoded by the coding sequence ATGAATTGCGTCATTGTGGCCGGATTCCTGTTTTCGGCCTTCACGGTTAACCCTGTCTCAGCCCAGATTCAAGGCCGGCAACCTCAAGCGAGTAATCCCACGCAGGCGGCTGCTGGCACTGCCCAGGCGATCCCAGAAGCGTATGCGGCCCCCTTTGAGCCCCTCGACGCGAAGGCGCAAGCTCAACTCAATGCGTTGCTACGCGCTTGGGAAACACAGAGCAAGGGCACGAAAACGCTCGAATGCCGGTTCCAGCGTTGGCACTACGACCTCTTCGCGGCACCGGCAGGGGTGCACGCCACGAAATGCCAAGGTGAGATCAAGTACGCGGCACCCGACCGCGGCCTGTTCAAAGTGGATCAAAAGTTGTCTTTCGATGGCATGAAAGATGAAAAACCGCAGTACAGTGAGAAACCAGGTCAATTTGGTGAGCACTGGGTTTGCAATGGTCAAGAATTGCTTGAGTTCGACCACAGCAAGAAAGAGTGCCGCGTGCAGCAGTTGCCGCCTGAAATGCAAGGCCAGAAAATCTTTGAGAGCCCATTGCCATTCGTCTTCAATCTCGACGCCAAGCAAATTGTCGAGCGGTATTGGGTCCGGCAGGTCCAAGCCCCCAAGGAGGGCATGATTCTGATCGAGGCCTATCCCAAACGCCAGGAAGACCGGTCGCAATACAAGCTCGTGCAAATCGCCTTGAATGAGAAGACCTACATGCCCGAAGCATTGTTGATGTACGCACCCAACTTCAACATCAAAACGGCACCCCGGTGGGATCACTACGAATTCATCAATGTGCAGCGAAACTCGATCTCGCAAGGTTTGTTCGATCGTTTCATGAAGAAGTTTATTGATGAGAAGCCACCTGGAGATTGGAAGGTTTTCCATAACTCTTACCAACCGCAAGAGCCTCCCCAAATGGCCACCCCTGGCGAGTCCGCCCATACGCTGCGATAA
- a CDS encoding DUF11 domain-containing protein, whose product MMEFGKLLSWRLTGGVATVAMGALAAAQVQRQELPQETDVPQLHQPAPVDASLQPIAADDGASSPIKQAAFMAAMPSTVPASEAGSESEPPFDDAPPTTLIAQVAHEEPVGVESADDGPMSLPAAAFNPAGMMGLPSEMDEPDGDAAADPGQGANEGPAMAMSFMGLPQEHASQRQEPQQSAPPQFDQAGLDPEMPETGTMPEIQFDQGPMMMGATPPLDDAPGLPPQAYGGMTDSGPMPESASMPESASMPESAPMHEPSPMHEPSPMHELAPLSEPVPMHESAPMQSTAAMNDSAALDNPSSMGRGAPMYDAAPVQQAPAMQGFVGEQPSGPGESFGGNSLRHPMGMENQLRSAADDAAMAPNNPYQSPLPELPQPTLYQNSAGAGMPEQHNAVAENAAPSGFGQGGFAPQEAAGGRNMYDNERSPGQTPAQYAGHQRDANPALGMPGQGGAGNRSGQDAYLAAQSDPISINLPGDRRLEGAQTPSVVIHKRAPAEVKVGQPATFVIQVRNAGTAEALGVLVHDRVPAGMQLVDATPAPTMQGDLLVWQLGAMPAGDERSITLQLVPQEEGELGSVARVTFEAAASVRTRSTRPELKITQRAPQKVLIGQQLEVELEVANVGTGAATGVILQADVPPGLDHPNGRQLDNALGVLRPGEVRREVLRMRAVEPGMIENVVHLTADDAQPANHSVSVEVVAPSLKVAISGPNRRFLERQANYTVKIDNPGTAAARNVEVIARLDRGFTFVSTENNGQYDPNRHAVRWSIVELPAGESASVPVTILPVEAGDQVIRMEATADLDTRSESEHTVTVESQAELTFSIADTADPIELGSETTYEIKVRNAGSRNDTNVQVRLLLPAGIEMLESDSDAGTDGRGGVVFAPHANLPAGGDLTYRIRVRGVQPDTHVIKAVVTSDQSRVPVTKEESTMVYADR is encoded by the coding sequence ATGATGGAATTCGGAAAACTACTTTCGTGGCGTCTCACCGGCGGCGTCGCTACCGTGGCAATGGGAGCATTGGCTGCGGCTCAAGTTCAGCGTCAGGAATTGCCGCAAGAGACAGACGTGCCCCAGCTCCATCAGCCCGCGCCCGTCGATGCGTCTCTGCAACCCATCGCTGCCGACGACGGAGCATCTTCGCCCATCAAGCAAGCGGCGTTTATGGCCGCCATGCCATCAACGGTTCCCGCCAGCGAGGCGGGCTCGGAGTCCGAGCCACCTTTCGATGACGCTCCCCCGACAACGTTGATCGCCCAAGTCGCCCACGAGGAACCCGTCGGCGTTGAGTCTGCCGACGACGGCCCCATGTCACTGCCGGCAGCGGCGTTCAATCCGGCGGGCATGATGGGCCTGCCCAGCGAAATGGACGAGCCCGACGGCGACGCTGCCGCCGATCCGGGCCAAGGAGCCAACGAGGGTCCTGCCATGGCGATGTCGTTCATGGGACTTCCGCAAGAACACGCGTCTCAACGGCAAGAACCACAGCAGTCGGCTCCTCCCCAGTTCGATCAAGCGGGCCTCGACCCGGAGATGCCCGAAACGGGCACGATGCCGGAGATTCAGTTTGACCAAGGCCCCATGATGATGGGCGCTACGCCACCTCTGGACGACGCACCGGGCCTGCCGCCTCAGGCCTACGGGGGCATGACCGACAGCGGGCCGATGCCCGAGTCCGCCTCGATGCCCGAGTCCGCCTCGATGCCCGAATCTGCACCAATGCACGAGCCCTCGCCCATGCACGAGCCCTCGCCCATGCACGAGCTCGCGCCCCTGTCCGAGCCTGTGCCCATGCACGAGTCTGCGCCCATGCAATCGACGGCAGCCATGAACGACTCTGCTGCACTGGACAATCCATCATCGATGGGTAGGGGCGCACCGATGTACGACGCGGCGCCGGTGCAGCAGGCACCTGCGATGCAGGGATTCGTTGGTGAGCAGCCCAGTGGCCCCGGTGAATCGTTTGGTGGCAATTCGCTGCGACACCCCATGGGGATGGAAAATCAATTGCGTTCTGCAGCCGACGACGCCGCGATGGCTCCCAACAATCCGTATCAGTCCCCGCTACCGGAGCTCCCCCAGCCCACGCTTTATCAGAACAGTGCCGGCGCCGGCATGCCAGAACAACACAACGCCGTTGCGGAAAATGCAGCACCGAGCGGTTTCGGCCAGGGTGGTTTTGCACCTCAAGAAGCTGCCGGTGGCCGAAACATGTATGATAACGAGCGTTCCCCTGGTCAGACCCCCGCCCAGTACGCTGGTCACCAACGCGACGCCAATCCTGCGCTCGGAATGCCAGGGCAGGGCGGAGCCGGAAATCGCTCCGGTCAAGATGCCTATCTCGCCGCTCAGAGCGACCCGATCTCCATCAACCTGCCTGGCGACCGCAGGCTCGAGGGCGCTCAAACGCCGAGCGTGGTCATCCATAAACGCGCTCCGGCGGAAGTGAAAGTTGGCCAACCTGCGACTTTCGTCATTCAAGTTCGCAATGCCGGTACGGCAGAGGCGCTCGGCGTGCTCGTCCACGACCGCGTGCCTGCGGGCATGCAGCTTGTCGACGCCACACCAGCACCCACCATGCAGGGTGATCTCCTCGTGTGGCAACTCGGCGCCATGCCTGCAGGCGACGAGCGTTCGATCACGCTGCAATTGGTTCCCCAAGAAGAGGGAGAGCTCGGCAGTGTGGCCCGTGTCACCTTCGAAGCCGCTGCTTCAGTCCGCACCCGCAGTACTCGCCCCGAACTTAAGATCACCCAACGAGCCCCGCAGAAGGTACTGATTGGCCAACAGCTCGAAGTCGAATTGGAAGTCGCCAACGTGGGCACCGGTGCCGCAACCGGAGTGATTCTCCAGGCCGACGTGCCTCCCGGATTGGATCACCCCAACGGCCGACAACTGGACAATGCGTTAGGCGTTTTACGTCCCGGGGAGGTTCGCCGCGAAGTATTGCGAATGCGTGCCGTCGAGCCCGGCATGATCGAGAACGTCGTCCACCTGACCGCCGATGACGCGCAACCAGCCAACCACTCGGTGAGCGTGGAAGTCGTCGCGCCGAGTCTGAAGGTCGCCATCTCAGGCCCGAACCGCCGATTCCTCGAACGCCAAGCCAATTACACAGTCAAGATCGACAATCCGGGCACCGCTGCAGCACGCAACGTGGAAGTGATTGCTCGACTCGATCGCGGTTTCACCTTTGTCAGCACCGAGAACAACGGCCAGTACGATCCCAATCGGCACGCCGTCCGCTGGTCAATCGTTGAATTGCCGGCAGGCGAATCGGCATCCGTACCCGTGACCATTCTACCCGTCGAAGCGGGAGATCAAGTTATCCGCATGGAAGCCACTGCGGATCTGGATACCCGTAGCGAAAGTGAACACACGGTGACGGTCGAGTCCCAAGCCGAGTTAACCTTCAGCATCGCCGACACCGCCGACCCGATCGAACTGGGAAGCGAGACGACCTACGAAATCAAGGTCCGAAACGCGGGCTCACGTAATGACACGAACGTGCAGGTTCGATTGTTGTTGCCGGCCGGCATCGAAATGCTCGAGAGCGACTCCGATGCAGGCACGGACGGACGTGGCGGAGTGGTATTCGCCCCACACGCAAATCTGCCCGCTGGCGGTGATTTGACGTATCGCATCCGCGTTCGCGGTGTACAGCCCGATACCCACGTGATCAAAGCTGTCGTCACCAGCGATCAGTCCCGCGTGCCGGTAACCAAGGAAGAAAGTACGATGGTGTATGCCGATCGGTAA
- a CDS encoding beta-ketoacyl-[acyl-carrier-protein] synthase family protein has translation MPATTSPNAPAVAPAAAATPARKPATSVVITGLGVISPLGNTPDALLDGLRSGRSGIAEFTQIPTGAYCVSHGAEARQFTGDIQDYGPLEKSMQRTIKKGSKVMCREIEMGVASAQLALHHAGFSPDQFDRDRTGVLFGSDYIMSLPEEYAEGIAACIEDGKFQFSKWGQQGLPEVNPLWLLKYLPNMPASHIAIYNDLRGPNNSLTLREASSCAAIAEATSTILRGHADALVVGATGSRVHPLRTMHASTQETLAADRDDPTEMSRPFDAARDGSVLGEGAASMLFESREHAEARGAAIFGEVIGYGTSAAGEFAGPRPIQIAIANALRAAIRSAQAAGHGDTPVGHVHAHGLADIDFDRDEAAAIVDVFGDVESQPPVTTAKGHFGNLGAGGGMVEIIGSLMCLGSNLFAIRNLDSLAADCPIRAVTDASVAAGDSFISVNVTPQGQAAAVWIRR, from the coding sequence ATGCCCGCAACCACCTCCCCAAACGCCCCTGCCGTCGCCCCTGCTGCCGCCGCCACCCCAGCGAGAAAACCGGCTACCAGCGTCGTCATTACTGGATTGGGGGTCATCAGTCCACTCGGCAACACTCCCGATGCGCTGCTCGACGGGCTTCGCAGCGGTCGTTCAGGGATCGCTGAGTTCACGCAGATCCCCACCGGCGCGTATTGTGTCAGCCATGGAGCGGAGGCTCGTCAGTTCACCGGCGATATCCAGGATTATGGGCCGCTCGAAAAATCGATGCAACGAACGATCAAGAAAGGCAGCAAAGTCATGTGCCGGGAGATCGAAATGGGCGTTGCCTCGGCGCAACTGGCACTGCATCATGCCGGTTTCAGTCCCGACCAATTTGACCGTGATCGTACCGGCGTGCTCTTTGGCAGCGATTACATCATGTCGCTGCCCGAGGAATACGCCGAGGGCATTGCCGCCTGTATCGAAGACGGGAAATTTCAGTTCTCCAAGTGGGGCCAACAGGGCCTGCCCGAGGTCAATCCGCTGTGGCTGCTGAAGTACCTGCCCAATATGCCCGCCTCCCACATCGCGATTTACAACGATCTGCGTGGTCCCAATAACTCATTGACGTTGCGGGAGGCATCGAGTTGTGCGGCAATCGCTGAGGCGACTTCCACGATCCTCCGTGGTCATGCCGATGCTCTGGTCGTCGGCGCGACCGGTTCACGTGTCCATCCGCTGCGAACGATGCATGCGTCGACCCAGGAAACATTGGCGGCTGACCGCGATGACCCGACGGAGATGTCACGCCCGTTTGATGCAGCACGCGATGGCAGTGTGCTCGGTGAAGGAGCGGCGTCGATGCTGTTCGAATCACGCGAGCATGCTGAGGCCCGCGGAGCAGCCATCTTCGGCGAAGTGATTGGTTACGGTACCAGTGCGGCGGGTGAGTTCGCTGGCCCACGCCCCATCCAGATCGCCATTGCCAATGCCCTGCGTGCCGCTATCCGGTCCGCCCAGGCGGCTGGTCACGGTGACACCCCAGTCGGCCACGTGCATGCACATGGATTGGCCGATATCGATTTCGATCGGGACGAGGCCGCGGCGATTGTGGACGTATTCGGCGACGTCGAGTCTCAGCCGCCTGTCACGACGGCCAAGGGCCACTTTGGCAATCTCGGCGCAGGGGGTGGCATGGTGGAAATTATCGGTAGCTTGATGTGCCTGGGCAGCAATTTGTTCGCGATTCGTAACCTCGATTCACTTGCCGCCGATTGTCCAATCCGCGCCGTCACCGACGCCAGCGTTGCTGCCGGCGATAGTTTCATTAGCGTGAACGTCACGCCTCAAGGCCAAGCTGCCGCCGTATGGATCCGTCGCTGA
- a CDS encoding zinc-dependent metalloprotease has product MTRIRRRFTRLFTAPTLALMTAVPVMGVPLVFSSTVAAADLPAFSKVSEGFEKVEVSDQQSDKGLFTIWKRDKDSAVIGELPKNFKGKSYFVALTLSSGDRYAGLQSGDWVVQWRQYDDRIALIVPNLNIRATGDAESKASVKRLFTDTVLLDVPILATGPSGGPVIDMDSLLIGNATKFFGGAVRVSNSRLYSIESCKVFPENVELAFEVVGNGGLLQTLHYSFSEVPNSSSGFKSRKADERVGFFTTSFSDLSVYEDEETRVRYINRWNLEKRDPKLKLSPPKEPIRFYVEYTTPVRYRRWIKAGIDYWNKAFEKVGIVDAIVVEYQDAVSKIHMEKDPEDVRYNFVRWLNNDVGTAIGPSRVHPETGQILDADIILTDGWIRHFNFNYADLMPNLAMEGVSAETLAWLGTRPSWDPRVRMGAPEDVHSLRAKYARQAAGPMAGYKMAQADPAMLGDQEYDGLIGHVSQKNGMCMAATGRSMDLALARMDWALSLHADTEAEQEKKKEEEQKKQEEEEAAKNAKADDGDDATDSAKSDDKDDTESDEDKDGEKSLDKKSVEETVKKDEDEMLDGMPEWFVGPLLADLVAHEVGHTLGLRHNFKASALRTLEEINSQEVKGNLPFASSVMDYNPINYRYDVGDVQGDYTMIDIGPYDYWAIEYGYTMKESDLEKILKRCSEPELQYATDEDTSGPDPYARRYDFAKDPLAHADEQMKLVKLYRGRLLDKFVKDGDSWAKARRGYELTLGLQMRAVSMMANWVGGAFVNRDKKGDPGNRVPVEVVPAKDQRDALKFVIETTFRDEAYGLTPEILERLGVDKWIDGGRSSGMSAEATWPIHDRVLDMQASALTLLMNPTTLRRVYDNEMRLRSETDALTLPELLSSITSSVWTELEQPCPEGRNDRNPMITSLRRNLQREHLQRLVDLILEDAPSTAAYSPITNLARMELRALAASMESTMKKCEGKMDAYTLAHLTESKERITRALEAGYTYGGKQQGAGMLMLLMGREAETGN; this is encoded by the coding sequence ATGACCCGAATTCGCCGGCGATTTACTCGTCTGTTCACCGCTCCCACCTTGGCCCTGATGACGGCAGTGCCTGTCATGGGGGTGCCGCTCGTTTTCTCTTCGACGGTAGCTGCCGCTGATTTGCCCGCATTTTCGAAGGTTTCTGAGGGGTTCGAGAAGGTCGAAGTGTCCGATCAACAGTCCGATAAGGGGCTGTTCACGATTTGGAAACGCGATAAAGACTCTGCCGTCATTGGGGAATTACCCAAAAATTTCAAGGGGAAGAGCTATTTCGTCGCCCTCACGCTTAGCAGTGGCGACCGCTACGCCGGGCTACAGTCGGGCGACTGGGTGGTGCAGTGGCGACAGTACGACGACCGCATCGCGCTGATTGTGCCCAATCTCAATATTCGTGCTACCGGCGATGCAGAATCCAAGGCGTCGGTGAAGCGGCTGTTCACGGACACCGTCCTGTTAGACGTGCCGATTCTCGCCACTGGGCCTAGCGGGGGGCCCGTGATTGACATGGACAGTTTGTTGATCGGCAATGCTACCAAATTTTTTGGCGGAGCGGTCCGGGTTTCGAACTCGCGACTTTACTCGATCGAATCCTGCAAGGTTTTTCCTGAAAACGTCGAACTCGCTTTCGAGGTCGTCGGCAATGGTGGTTTGTTGCAGACGCTGCATTACTCGTTCAGCGAAGTGCCCAACAGCTCGTCAGGATTCAAGTCGCGTAAGGCTGACGAGCGAGTTGGCTTCTTCACGACCTCGTTTTCGGACCTGAGCGTCTATGAGGATGAAGAGACTCGGGTGCGATATATCAACCGTTGGAACCTGGAAAAACGCGATCCGAAACTCAAGCTCAGCCCCCCCAAGGAACCGATTCGGTTCTACGTCGAATACACCACACCGGTCCGATATCGTCGCTGGATCAAGGCGGGGATTGACTATTGGAATAAAGCGTTCGAGAAGGTGGGAATCGTGGACGCGATCGTGGTGGAGTACCAGGATGCGGTCAGCAAGATTCACATGGAAAAGGACCCCGAAGACGTCCGCTACAACTTCGTTCGTTGGCTCAACAACGACGTTGGCACCGCCATCGGCCCTAGTCGGGTGCATCCCGAGACTGGGCAGATTCTTGATGCGGACATCATTCTTACCGATGGTTGGATTCGGCACTTTAATTTCAATTATGCCGATCTGATGCCCAACTTGGCGATGGAGGGCGTCAGCGCTGAAACGCTGGCGTGGCTCGGAACGCGGCCCAGCTGGGATCCACGGGTCCGCATGGGGGCTCCTGAAGACGTGCACTCGCTGCGGGCGAAGTATGCCCGTCAAGCCGCTGGTCCGATGGCAGGTTACAAAATGGCACAGGCCGATCCAGCGATGCTTGGCGATCAGGAGTACGATGGCCTGATCGGTCACGTCAGCCAGAAAAATGGGATGTGCATGGCCGCAACCGGTCGTAGCATGGATCTCGCGCTCGCCCGCATGGACTGGGCGTTGTCACTGCATGCCGATACCGAAGCGGAACAAGAAAAGAAGAAGGAAGAGGAGCAGAAGAAGCAGGAAGAGGAAGAAGCCGCCAAGAACGCAAAGGCTGACGATGGCGACGATGCTACCGACTCCGCCAAGTCCGATGACAAAGATGACACTGAGTCCGATGAGGATAAGGACGGCGAGAAATCACTCGATAAGAAATCTGTCGAAGAGACCGTCAAGAAAGACGAAGATGAAATGCTCGACGGTATGCCAGAATGGTTCGTCGGTCCGTTGCTGGCCGATCTTGTTGCTCACGAAGTGGGCCATACGCTCGGCCTGCGGCACAACTTCAAAGCCTCTGCCTTGCGAACGTTGGAGGAAATCAATAGCCAAGAGGTCAAAGGCAATTTGCCGTTTGCCTCTTCGGTAATGGATTACAACCCTATCAACTACCGATACGATGTGGGAGATGTCCAAGGCGACTACACCATGATCGACATTGGTCCTTACGACTATTGGGCGATCGAGTATGGCTACACGATGAAGGAGTCGGACCTAGAGAAGATTCTCAAACGCTGCTCCGAGCCCGAACTGCAGTACGCAACGGACGAGGACACCAGCGGCCCTGACCCCTACGCTCGCCGTTATGACTTTGCCAAAGATCCACTGGCTCATGCCGATGAGCAGATGAAGCTCGTCAAATTGTATCGCGGTCGATTGCTCGATAAGTTCGTCAAAGATGGCGATAGTTGGGCCAAAGCTCGTCGAGGCTACGAACTAACGCTCGGACTGCAGATGCGTGCGGTCAGCATGATGGCCAATTGGGTCGGTGGCGCGTTCGTCAATCGTGACAAAAAGGGTGACCCGGGCAACCGAGTTCCCGTGGAAGTGGTTCCCGCCAAGGATCAGCGTGACGCGCTCAAGTTCGTGATCGAAACGACCTTCCGCGACGAGGCGTACGGTCTCACTCCCGAGATCCTCGAACGTCTTGGCGTGGATAAATGGATCGATGGAGGACGCAGCTCCGGAATGTCTGCGGAAGCCACCTGGCCGATCCATGATCGCGTGCTCGACATGCAGGCATCGGCTCTGACGCTATTGATGAATCCCACGACGCTACGCCGAGTCTATGATAACGAGATGCGTTTGCGATCGGAAACCGACGCGTTGACGTTGCCGGAATTACTCAGCAGTATCACTTCATCGGTGTGGACGGAGCTCGAACAACCCTGCCCAGAAGGTCGCAATGACCGTAACCCAATGATCACGTCATTGCGGCGCAACTTGCAACGCGAGCACCTGCAGCGGCTGGTTGACCTCATCCTGGAGGACGCCCCCAGCACAGCGGCCTACAGCCCGATCACGAATCTTGCCCGCATGGAACTGCGTGCTCTGGCGGCGTCGATGGAATCGACGATGAAGAAATGTGAAGGCAAGATGGACGCCTACACGCTCGCCCACCTGACCGAGAGCAAGGAGCGGATTACTCGGGCTCTTGAAGCTGGTTACACTTATGGTGGCAAACAGCAGGGAGCAGGAATGTTGATGCTCCTCATGGGGCGAGAAGCTGAAACGGGTAACTGA
- a CDS encoding DUF1559 domain-containing protein, with translation MSRCKWTDRRRLRYGFTLIELLVVVAAIAILIGLLMPSLRMSREPARRMSCSNNFKQLGLSMHNYHAAYNQLPPAMGGTGRFRHADSQAQHGLDNAGRLSGLVAMLPFFEEQALWEQIAAPQQNADVSYPAFGPAPTVPRYDPWATQVRSLRCPSDPAEKLPFGLTNYTFCIGDAARDLYHEKTSASGDSLPPRGVFAAASQRVTRFRDVVDGLTNTVAMMEIANNMDRLVSGQYAVGQPASFLAAPATGQELLDPQRPAFYQDSTALSAAGRGGRWADGAAGVALANTILPPNSISFAVGGEDAVDGIYSGGSYHQGGIHSLMADGAVKFIANSIEAGDATSAVRSAWYQSVEPTGDHTDRASPHGLWGALGSAAGQDQDQIGNFE, from the coding sequence ATGAGTCGCTGCAAGTGGACTGATAGGCGTCGATTGCGATACGGTTTCACGTTGATCGAGTTGTTGGTCGTGGTTGCTGCGATCGCAATCCTAATTGGACTGCTGATGCCCTCGCTCAGGATGTCGCGCGAGCCCGCCCGCCGCATGTCCTGCTCCAATAATTTCAAGCAGCTTGGCTTGTCGATGCACAATTATCATGCCGCATACAATCAATTACCGCCCGCCATGGGCGGAACAGGACGTTTCAGGCACGCCGATTCACAAGCCCAGCATGGGCTCGACAATGCGGGACGCCTGAGCGGATTGGTGGCGATGTTACCGTTCTTTGAGGAGCAGGCTCTGTGGGAACAAATTGCGGCGCCGCAGCAGAATGCAGACGTATCCTATCCGGCGTTCGGGCCTGCTCCCACGGTGCCGCGTTATGATCCCTGGGCAACGCAAGTGCGTTCGCTGCGCTGCCCGAGTGACCCAGCGGAGAAGTTACCGTTCGGTCTGACCAACTATACGTTTTGCATCGGCGACGCTGCACGCGACTTGTATCACGAGAAAACGTCCGCGAGTGGTGACTCACTGCCGCCTCGTGGTGTTTTTGCGGCAGCAAGTCAGCGGGTGACGCGTTTTCGAGATGTGGTCGATGGACTGACCAACACAGTCGCCATGATGGAGATCGCGAATAACATGGATCGGCTGGTGAGCGGCCAATACGCCGTTGGGCAACCGGCAAGTTTTCTTGCTGCACCGGCGACCGGACAAGAATTGCTGGATCCACAACGTCCCGCATTTTACCAAGACAGCACAGCGTTGAGCGCGGCTGGAAGGGGTGGCCGTTGGGCGGACGGTGCCGCTGGGGTCGCTTTGGCCAACACGATTTTGCCACCCAATAGTATCAGTTTCGCGGTTGGCGGCGAGGACGCCGTTGACGGAATCTACTCCGGTGGGAGCTACCACCAGGGCGGAATCCACTCGCTGATGGCCGATGGAGCCGTCAAGTTCATCGCCAACAGCATCGAAGCGGGCGACGCGACGTCAGCCGTTCGAAGTGCTTGGTATCAATCGGTCGAACCAACCGGGGATCACACGGATCGAGCGAGTCCCCACGGATTGTGGGGAGCATTAGGATCCGCCGCAGGCCAGGATCAGGATCAGATTGGCAACTTTGAGTAG
- a CDS encoding membrane or secreted protein translates to MRTTFSLGIVSCLLFSLVLTGCRSGSCLPPAGSLNQQRADAIVHDPFPLADIGPDDDSARPLSYQKSLPEPVRDRIVADSMPWLGR, encoded by the coding sequence ATGCGCACCACGTTTTCCCTGGGGATCGTTTCGTGCCTCCTGTTCTCGCTGGTCCTCACCGGATGCCGTAGTGGATCCTGTCTGCCGCCAGCGGGATCCCTTAACCAGCAGCGAGCCGACGCAATCGTCCACGACCCGTTCCCGCTAGCAGATATCGGGCCCGATGACGACAGCGCCCGTCCATTAAGCTATCAAAAGTCTCTACCTGAGCCGGTCCGCGACCGCATCGTCGCGGATTCGATGCCGTGGCTAGGGCGATAA
- a CDS encoding cysteine desulfurase family protein, with translation MIYLDYHATTPCDPRVVEAMLPWLTERFANPHSDSHAAGRQAGEAMAQAIDSIAATIHAPASSLLVTSGATESINLAMRGVLTHPRNRRNHMVVCSTEHPAVLDVAADLQRSGVDVTHVGVHPQGDGDNPLAGTIDLDVLANAITPDTALVNVMLVNNETGVIQPIAEVARIAHAHDALVHCDITQAIGRIPINVSELGIDLVSASAHKFYGPKGIGFLVAGGGERRVRVRPQIVGGGQQQGLRSGTMNPAAIIAMETAIRLAAAAAEPQSEESTRIAGLRDHFWQILNGSIEGLRLNGPPLSEGVWRVPGNLNLHLREIEGETWMAATPGVAFSSGSACSSVNPSASHVLRAMGLSESQARRSVRFGMGRFTTIQEIETAGDELIAAWKRFQLS, from the coding sequence ATGATTTATTTGGATTACCACGCCACGACACCCTGCGATCCCCGGGTAGTCGAGGCCATGCTGCCGTGGCTGACCGAGCGTTTTGCGAATCCACATAGTGATTCGCACGCCGCAGGCCGCCAGGCCGGTGAAGCGATGGCGCAGGCGATTGATTCAATCGCCGCCACGATCCATGCGCCCGCGAGTTCCTTGTTGGTCACATCCGGCGCGACCGAGAGTATCAATCTGGCGATGCGAGGCGTGTTGACTCATCCACGCAACCGTCGCAACCACATGGTTGTCTGCAGTACAGAGCATCCTGCCGTCCTCGATGTCGCCGCCGATTTACAGCGATCTGGAGTGGACGTGACTCACGTCGGCGTACATCCACAGGGCGACGGTGACAATCCGCTGGCGGGAACCATTGATTTGGATGTGCTCGCCAACGCGATCACGCCGGACACCGCGTTGGTCAACGTGATGCTAGTCAATAACGAAACGGGAGTCATCCAACCCATCGCAGAGGTAGCCCGGATCGCGCATGCCCATGACGCCTTGGTGCATTGTGACATCACCCAGGCCATCGGGAGGATTCCGATAAATGTCTCGGAGCTTGGCATCGATTTAGTCAGCGCCTCGGCGCATAAGTTTTACGGTCCCAAGGGAATCGGCTTTCTCGTCGCCGGGGGCGGCGAACGGCGCGTTCGAGTGCGACCGCAGATCGTGGGTGGTGGGCAACAACAAGGACTTCGCAGCGGGACGATGAACCCCGCTGCGATAATCGCCATGGAAACCGCGATCCGGCTGGCGGCTGCTGCTGCAGAGCCTCAGAGTGAAGAATCGACTCGCATCGCTGGTCTGCGGGACCACTTCTGGCAGATCCTGAATGGCTCGATCGAGGGGTTGAGGTTAAACGGTCCGCCGCTTTCGGAGGGGGTTTGGCGCGTGCCTGGAAATCTGAATTTGCATCTGCGTGAAATTGAAGGGGAAACGTGGATGGCTGCCACGCCCGGCGTCGCTTTTAGCAGCGGATCGGCTTGTAGCAGCGTGAACCCATCGGCCAGCCATGTGCTGCGAGCGATGGGGCTCAGCGAATCTCAGGCCCGCCGCAGCGTACGGTTTGGCATGGGACGATTCACCACCATCCAGGAAATAGAGACCGCTGGGGACGAACTTATTGCCGCCTGGAAGCGATTTCAGTTGTCTTGA